From the Anaeromyxobacter dehalogenans 2CP-1 genome, the window CAACCGGGTCGCGCTCCTCACCGTCGAGGAGGAGCGGCGGCTCGCCCGCCAGTTCCGCGACGAGGGGAACACGCGCGCCGGCCACCGGCTGGTCGAGGCGAACCTCCGCTTCGTGGTGAAGGTCGCGTTCGAGTACCGGTCCTACGGGCTGCGCATGGCGGACCTCATCCAGGAAGGCAACATCGGCCTGATGAAGGCGGTGCAGAAGTTCGATCCGGACAAGGAGATCCGGCTCATCTCCTACGCGGTGTGGTGGATCCGGGCCTACATCCAGAACCACATCCTCAAGTCGTGGTCGCTCGTGAAGATCGGCACGACGCAGGCGCAGCGTAAGCTCTTCTTCTCGCTGGCCCGCACCCGGCACGAGATCGAGCGGCTCACCCCCGGCGCCGGCCTCGCCGAGGAGGGCATCGACGTCGCGCTCGTCGCCAAGAAGCTCCGCGTGCGGCCGAGCGACGTGGTCGAGATGACCCAGCGCATGGAGGGGCGCGACCTGTCGCTCGACGCCCCGGTGGCCGACGGGACCAGCACGCACCTCGAGTTCACGCCCGCCGACGGCGAGCCGCAGGACGAGGAGCTGGCCCGCGCCGAGGAGGACGCGCTGCTCGCCCGTCGGGTGTCCGAGGCGATGGGGCGGCTCGACCCGCGCGAGCGCCACATCGTCGAGGCGCGGATCATGGGCGAGGGCAAGGAGACGCTCCGCGACCTCGGCCATCACTTCGGCTTCTCGCGCGAGCGCGCCCGCCAGCTCGAGATCCGCGCGCTCGAGAAGCTGCGCCGCGACCTCGAGCCGGTGGCCGACGAGATCGGCTGGCCGGTGACCGGCGCCGAGGCGAGCGCGGCCGACTGAGCGCCGCGTCTCCGCGCGGCATCCGCCCGCCCGTCGAGGCCTCGGGGCGAGCGGATGCCCGGAGCGGATGCCGCTAGCCCCGCTTCACCGCGAACGGCGAGAAGGCCTGCCGCTCGGGCATGAGCTCGAGCGCGTTCACGTTCACGTGTGGCGGGCGGGTCACGCACCACAGGATCGCGTCCGCCACGTCCTCGGGGCCGAGCGGCTGCATGCCCTGGTACACCTGCTTCGCCTTGCCAGCGTCGCCGGAGAAGCGCACCAGCGAGAACTCGGTCTCGACCATGCCCGGCTCGATCGAGGTCGCGCGCACGCCGGTGCCGATCAGGTCGGCCTTCAGGTTGAGCGTGAGCTGGCGCACGAACGCCTTGGTGGCCCCGTAGACGTTGCCGCCCGGGTACGGGTACGTACCGGCCACCGAGGCGACGTTCACGACGTGGCCGCGGCCGCGCTCCACCATGCCCGGCAGCAGCGCCCGCGTGACCACCACCAGGCCGGTGCAGTTGGTGTCGATCATGGTCTGCCACTCGTCCACCGAGGCGCGCTGCGCCGGCTCGATCCCCAGCGCGAGCCCGGCGTTGTTCACCAGCACCTCCACCTCGCCCCAGCCGGCGGGCAGGGTGGCCAGGCTCGCCTCCACCGCGGCGCGATCGCGCACGTCGAGCAGCAGCGGGTGGACGCGCCCAGCGTGGCGGGAGGCGAGCGCGTCGAGGCGGTCGGCGCGGCGGGCGGCGGCGACGACGCGCGCGCCGGCGCCGACGAGCGCGTCCACGCAGGCGGCGCCGATGCCGGAGGTCGCGCCGGTGACGAGGGCGAGGCGGTCGGTCAGGTCGTAGGGCATGGCGCGGATTCTAACCGCGCAGCGCCCTGGCCGCGCCCGGCGAATCGCCCGGCGCGGCGAGCGGCAGCGCGACGGTGAAGGACGCGCCGCCCCCGGGCCGCTCCCCGGCCTGGATCTCCCCGCCGTGCTGCAGGACGATCTTCTTCACGATGGCGAGGCCGAGGCCGGTCCCGGTGCCCTTGGTGGTGAAGTAGGGGTCGAAGATCCGCTCGCGCAGGTCGCGCTCGATCCCCGGCCCCTCGTCCGCGACCGTCAGCACCGCCCGGTCGCGGGTACGGGCCACCCCGAGGTGGATGCGGGCGCGCCCGGGCCGCGCCGCCTCGACCGCGTTCGCGCACAGGTTCGCGAGCACGCGGCGCATGAGCGCGCGGTCGAGCCCCACCGGGCAGCTGGGGCTGGCGCGGACCACGTCCACGTCCGCCGCCTCGGCGATCTGCGGGCTGGTGCGCACGAACTCCTCCACGAACTCGCCCAGGTCGGACGGCTCGGGCCGCACCTGCGGCAGCTTGGCGAAGCCGGAGAACTCCTCCACCAGGCGCTGCAGCGTGCCGATCTCCTCGCGCACGATCTCGCCGGCGTCCGCGAGCAGCCTCCCGAACGCCGGGTCGCCGCCGGGCGTCGCCTTCCAGCGCGCCTCGAGCTGCTGGAAGGCGAGCTGCATGGGCGTGAGCGGGTTCTTGATCTCGTGGGCCAGCCGGCGCGCCACCTCCTGCCACCCGGAGATCTTCTCCAGGTACACGATGCGGTCGCGGCTCTCGCGCACCTCGCGCACCATCGCGTTGAACGCGCGCGCCAGCCCGGCCACCTCGTCGACGTGGCGGCCCGGGTCCACCTGCACCGCGAGGTCGCCGGCCGCGAGCCGCCGGACCGCGCGCACCAGGTCGGACACGCGCCGGGTGGTCCGCCGCGCCAGCCAGAAGCCCACCCCGGCGGCCACCACCGCCCAGGCCACCAGCAGCAGCCCGAACGCGCGCACGTAGCTGCGCCGGATCTCCGCCTGGAGCCGCTCCACGTTCTGCACCAGCTCCGCCAGCTCGCGGGACTCCGCCACCTCGGCGAAGTAGCGGGCCTCGATCGCGAACACGCACTCGAGCTGGCCGCCGCCGGGCAGGCCCACCCGCGCCGGCGCCTCGCGCCACTCGCCCTCTGGGTTCGGCGCCTGCGTCTCGGCCTCGCTCACCACCTGGCCGTCGGGGCCGGTCCAGATCACCCGCCGCAGCCGCGGGGTCCGCTCCAGGGCGCTCGCCAGGTAGGCGGAGCCGGCGGCGGGATCGCGCGGGAGCCCGCGGGCGAGCGCGCGCGCCTGCTCGGCGTAGAGCGCCTTGCGCGCCTGGAACAGGTCGCCGTAGAGCGACGGGATCGACTCCAGGCGGTCCACCACCCGCGGGTCGAGCCCGAGCGTCAGGTTCTCCTCGGCGAGCCGCCCGGCGAGCAGGATGGCCCCGAGCGGCGGGAGGCTGGCCGCGATCACCAGCGCGAGCGTGATGCGCGCCTCGAAGCGCGACATGCGCAGGTGGCCGAGCAGCCGGCGGAGGCGGCCCGGCGCGGCGGTGCCCGCGGGCGCGGGGGCGCGGCCGGGGGCGCTCATCGGACGCTCACCTGGGCGAGGCTGAACGGGGCCGAGCGGAGCAGGCGCACGTCGGTGCCGGGGTCCGGGTCGCGGAGCAGGAAGCTCGCCACCGCCCCGAGGACGCTGCGCGAGCCGCCGCCCCCGCCGCCGCCCGCGCGGGCGCCGGCGGTGGGGTTCGCGATGTACTCGCGCGTCCGCTGGAGCTGCTCCTTCGACACCGGGTTCACCTCCACGCGCGCCTCCACCACCAGCCGCCCCGGCGGCAGCGCCCCGGCGGCGCCCAGGTCCACCTCCCGCGCGTCGGACAGCAGGCGCCGCAGCGCCGCGTAGTCGGGCAGCACGCGCCGCGCGCCCGCGGGCGTGCGCCAGTCCTTCACCGTCACCGCGTAGGTCTCGTCCCAGACGTCGAACAGGATCTCGATCACCTCGCCGGAGAGCGCCGCCGGCGGGCCGCCCTCCTCGCGCGACACCGTGACGTAGATGGCGACGAGGTTGGTGAGCCCGTTGCCGAGCTGCTTCTCCAGCGCGGCGGGGAACACGGCGGACAGGTCCAGCGTGGCCTGGAGGTGCCCGCCGCGGACCCACAGGTGCGCCGGCAGCGGCGCGGGCGCGGCGCGGGCCGGCGGCGCCGCCATCGCGAGCGCCGCGAGCGCCAGGCCGGCGAGCGCGGCGCGGCGCGCCCCGCGGCAGGGCTCCGTGCGGGCGGGCGGCGCGATCACAGGAAGTTGTCCAGCGCGTAGCCGAGCGAGGCGTTGAAGGTGCCCACCGGCGTGTCGAGGCGGAGCGCCAGGTCCGCCGAGAAGGGCAGGTCGGACACCGCGGTGCGGCCGCCGCCTGGGCGCGCCGCCGACCACACCCCGCGCGCGCCGATCGCGAGGTAGCCGCGGTGGAAGAAGCCGCCGCGCGACCAGAGCGGCACGGCGTACTCGAGGCCGGCCATGCCCAGGACCGCGTCGTAGCGCGAGTCGGTGGAGAAGTTCAGCTCGAGCGCACGCCCGAGCGCCGGCCCGACCGTGAAGTACGACCAGTCCGCCGCGTAGAAGCGCTCGAAGAACGGCGCCGAGCCCTGCGCCGCGCCGGCCGCGAGCTGGAGCCGGAGCCTGCGCCCGAGGAGCGCGTACGCGGTCTCGAGCTGCAGCAGGTAGCGGCTGTACTCGTAGTCGCCGCCGAGGAGCGCGGAGCCGAACGTGACCTGCGCCACCCCGCGGAAGCCGTCGGTCGGGAAGAAGAAGTCGTCCCGCGTGTCGATCTCGTAGGTGCCGGTGAGCGCGGACAGGTCGGACCAGCCGACCAGGATGGCGGGGCCGGGCCCGCGCGCCGCCGCCAGCGCGGGCGAGTCGTCGATGGCGGCCGCGTGCAGGCGCTCGTAGCGGTAGGTCGCGAGGAGCCGCTCGAACGGGCCCGGCCGCATCCCCAGCGTCACCTCGCCCGCCGCGCGCTGGTACCGGATGCGCGGGGCGCGCCCGTAGTCGGAGCGGTACGCCTCGCAGCCCGGGTCGTCGCAGGTCAGCTCCTCGCCGCGCAGGAACTGGCCGGAGACGCCGAACACGAGCGGCGGCAGCCGCCGCGGCGTGAGGTCGGGCGCGAAGAAGCCGCCGCGCAGCGCGAAGCGGGACGGGTCGTCGGACCGGCCCGACGGGGACCCGCCGTACACGAACGCGCCGGAGAGCCCCATGCCACGGCCGAGGAAGTTCTGCTGCGACAGCCCGAGGCCGCCGTAGAACGGCTGCGGGCCGGTCGAGCCGAACACGAGATCGCTCACGATGAGCGTGTTGCGCTCGGTGACCTCGATGACGAGCACCACCAGGCCGCGCTCCGAGCCGCGCTCGACCCGGGTCTCCACCCGCGAGAACCAGCCGAGCTGCAGGAGGCGCAGGCGGGACAGGAGCACCCGCTCGGTGTCGAGCACGTCCCCGGGCGCCACGAGCAGGTGGCGCCGCACCTCGGCCTCGCGCGTGTGCGTGAGGCCGCGCAGCTCGATGCGCTCCAGGTGATAGCGGCGGCCGAGCGGGCCGGCCTCGGGGCCGCCGGCCGGCGCGGGGGCGGGGGCGGGCACCGCCGGGGCGGGCACCGGCGAGGCGCCGGGGGCGGCGGCCAGCAGCGCGAGCGCGCAGAGCGTGGGGAGCGCGGGCATCGGGCGGCGAGTCTACCGAAAGACGCGGGGCCGCGGTCCGCATTCACCGCGCCGGCGTCGCGGCCGGGGCGGGCGGCGTCAGCGCCGCTCCTGCTCGCGCCGGAACGCCACGTACCCTTCCACCGCGGCGGCGTCGAGCGGGTCGGCGGCGAGCGCCGCCTCCCAGGCGGTCCGGGCGGCCTCGACGTTCCCCAGCTTCCGCGCCACCTGGGCGCAGGCGAGCTGGCGGCGGGCCTCCGCGGCGCGGGCGGGCTCGGCCTCGTGCAGCTCGCGCCGCCGCGCGTCCCGGAGCGCGTCCGGGACGCCCGCCGCCAGGCACCGCCGCACGCCGCGCCAGTTGCCGGCGCGGGCGTCGTGCGCGAGGCGCGGGGCGGGCGTGGCGAGCGCGCCCTGGGCCAGGTCGAGCCGCGCGAGCAGCGCGCCGGTGCGGGGGGCGTGATCGGGCGCGAGCGGCCGGGCCCGGAGCGCCTCCAGCTCCTCCCGGAGCGCGCGCGCCGCGCGGCGGACCTCGGGGAAGTCGGCGTCGGGCGGCATGCCGAGCAGGGCGTACGGCCCCTCCGCGGCGCGCCGCTCCAGCACCTCCAGGCGCGCGCTCGCGCCCCCCGGGCTGGGCGGCGGCGAGGTCGGGGCCGGCTCGCGGCGGAGCGCGTCCGCGAGCGCCGCCACCGCCGCGCGCGCGGCGGGCGCGAGGTCCACGAGCTGCAGCGCGAAGCCGGGCGCCATGCGGAACGCGGCCGCCTCGGCGCGGGTGACGTGGCGCACCACCTCCGCCGCGAGCACGAGCGGCGCCCGCAGCGACGCGTGGGCCAGCTCGACCTTGACGCGCGCGAACAGCGGCGGCAGGTCGTCGTCCGCGCGCAGGTACAGGCCGGCCCGGGTGAGCTCGACGATGGGCAGCCGCCGCGGCACCGGACCGGCGCGCAGCAGCGCGGTCAGCTCGGGCTCGGGGCGGGTGGCGGCGGCCGCGCGCGCGCGCTCCGCCTCGTCGGCGCGGCGGTCGGGGACGGCGGCGGCAGGGGCCGGGGCCGCCGGGCGTGCCAGCCGGGCCGCGGCCGGGCGCAGCGCCTCCGCCAGGGCGCCCATGTCCTGGAAGCGGTCGGCCGGCGCCTTGGCGAGCGCGCGCAGCACGGCGGCCTCCAGCTCCGGCTCGAGGTCGGCGAACGCGGACGGCGGCGGCGGCGGCTCGCGCAGGTGCGCGAGGAGCAGCTTCTGGACCGGCCCGGAGTCGAACGGGCGGCGCCCGGCGAGCAGCTCGTACGCCATCACCCCGAGCGCGTACACGTCGGTGCGGGCGTCCACCGGCCCGCCCTCGCACTGCTCGGGGGCCATGTACTCGGGGGTGCCGATGATCGCGCTCGAGCCGCCGGTGGCGTGCCCGGTGGCGCTGCGCAGCTTGGCGATCCCGAAGTCCACCAGCTTCACGAAGTCCGGGCGCCCGCGGCGGGGCACGAGGAACACGTTCTCGGGCTTGAGGTCGCGGTGGACCACCCCGCGCTCGTGCGCGCACTGCAGCGCGTCGCAGAGCTGGAGCAGCACCTGCAGCGCCACGGAGCGCGGCAGCGGGCCGCGGGCGAGCCGCTCGGCCAGCGTCTCGCCCTCGAGCAGCTCCATCACGTAGTAGCGCCGGCCGGACGGCAGCGAGGCGAGGTCGTACACCCCGACGATGTTCTCGTGGCCGATGAGGTTCACCGCCCGCGCCTCGTCGTAGAAGCGCTGGACGAGCTCCGCGTCGGCGGCCATCGACTCGTTCAGGAACTTGATGGCCACCCGGCTGCCGATGACCGGGTGCTCGGCCAGGTACACCGTGCCCATGCCGCCACGCCCCAGCATGCGCACGATGCGGAAGCTGCCCACCTGCGCGCCCACCAGCGGGTCCGCGCCGGCGTCCGGCGGCGGCGCGGCGGCGCACCCGCCGAACACCAGCGTGCGGGCGGCGGCGTCGGCGGGGGTGCAGGGGTAGGACGGCGCGTGCGGTGCTCCGCAGCGCAGGCAGGCGGTCGCGCCCGCGGACTCGTGGACCTTTCCCGGTTCCTGCAATGAACCCCCCGCGGTTTGCACGTTCAGCCTAGCAGACGGCGGCGGCGGGCCGTGCCCCGCGCAGGGGGGACAGATCCGCGCGCGCGCCGTCGCGGACCCCGGAAACCGCTTGCCCCACCGTGCGAACATTGATTGAACCAACCCGAGCCATGCCCGACCTCAGGAAGATGACCGTGGAGAGCCTCCGCGCGCTCGCGCGCAAGGTCCTCGGGCCGGGTCACTCCCGGCTGAAGACCAAGGCGGAGCTGGTCAGCGCGCTCGAGGAGGCCGGGGCGGGCGAGCCCGCCAGGGCGGCGCCGTCGGGCCCGTCCGCGGCGAAGGCGGCCCCCAGGGCGAAGCCGGCAGCCAAGGCGAAGCCGCCACCGAGCGTGAAGCCGGAGAGGCCGGGGCCGGGCGCGCGCGTCCGCGCCGCGGCGGGACGCGCCGTGAAGGCCACCGGCGAGGCGGTGCGCGCGGTGAAGCAGGCGGCGGGCGAGGTGGCCCGCCGGGGCGCGAGGAAGCCGGCGCGGGAGGCCGCCGCCGAGGTGGCGGAGGCGGGCGTGCCGGCGCCCTCGAAGGCGGCGAAGCCGGGCCGGCCCGGCGCGGCCGCCCGCGCGGCGCGCGCCGGCGCCGGGGCGGCCATCGGGGCGGTGGTCGGCGCGAAGGCGGGCGCCGCCCCGGCCCGGGCGCGCAAGGCGGGCAAGGCGGCGACCGCGGCGGCGGCCGTGGCGGGCGCGGCGGTGGGCGCGGCCGTCGGCGCCGCGGCCGGGGCGCGCGCCGGGCGGCGAAAGGCCGCGGCGCGCAGGCCGCGCGGCGCGGTGCCGGACGCGGAGGGCTTCTTCGTGGCGCGCGTGCGCGGCGAGGACGCCGTGCGCGACGCGCCGCACCCGCTGGTCGAGCCGGAGCCGGAGGACGAGGACGCCGCCGCCGAGGAGGCGGAGGGCACGCCCTCCGGCGCGCCCGCGTACGACGAGGGGCTGGGGGAGCTGCCCTGGGGCTACGGCGACGACGCGTTCGTCGCGCTCCCCCGCGACCCGCGCACGCTCTTCCTCTACTGGGACTGGTCCGGCGCCACGCTGGACGCCGCGTTCCAGGGGCTCGAGCACGGGCGCTCGCAGCTCTGGGTCTTCGCGCGGAGCGGCGCCGGGTGGGAGCGCGTGCGGGTGATCGACTTCGCGCTCGAGTCGCGCGGCTACTACGTGCACGACCTCGAGCCGGGGCGGGCCTACCGCGCCGAGATCCACGTGGTCGACCGGCGGGGCGCCGAGCGCCTGGTCGCCCGCCCGTCGAACCCGGTCGGCCTGCCGCCGTCGGGCCCGTCGGGCGTGGTGGACGACCGGTTCGTGCGCATCCCCTGGGACATGCCGCTCGGCCGGCTGCTCGGGCCGGGCCACGCGGGCGGCCCGTTCTCCGACGAGGTGCGCGCGCTGCTGGCGCGCCTGTCCGACTGGTCGCGCTTCGGCAGCGCGCCGGTGTGGGGCGGGAGCGCGGGCGGGATGGGGGGGCGGCCGTCGTCCCCGACCGCGGCGCCGTCGTCGCCGGGGCGGCCCGTCGAGCCGAGGGAGAAGTAGATGATCGACGTGCGCGGCTACGTGGCGCTCCAGCTCCACGCGCACCTGCCGTTCGTCCGGCACCCCGAGTACGACGACTTCCTGGAGGAGGACTGGCTCTACGAGGCCATCTCCGAGACGTACCTCCCGCTGCTCCAGGCGTTCGACCGGCTCACCGACGAGGGCGTGCCGTTCCGCGTCTCGATGACGATGACGCCGCCGCTCGTCGCCATGCTCCGCGACGAGCTGCTCATGTCGCGGTACGCGCGGCGCCTCGACAAGCTCTGCGAGCTCGCGGACAAGGAGGTCCACCGCACCCGCAAGGACGCGACCTTCCACGGCCTGGCGCTGCACTACCAGCAGGAGTTCCGCGGGCTGCGGGCGCTGTTCGGCGACCGCTACCGCCGCGACCTGGTGGGCGCCTTCAAGCGGCTGGAGGACGCGGGCCGGCTCGAGATCGTCACCTGCGGCGCGACGCACGGGTTCCTGCCGCTCATGCAGGAGTATCCCGAGGCCGTGCGCGCGCAGATCGCGGTCGCGGTCGCGCACCACCGCCGCCACTTCGGCCGGGATCCGGCCGGCATCTGGCTGCCGGAGTGCGGCTACTTCCCCGGCCTCGACGCGTACCTGGCCGAGCAGAACATCCGCTACTTCTTCGTGGACACCCACGGCATCACCGACGCCACCCCGCGCCCGCGCTACGGCGTCTACGCGCCCATCTACACGCCCACCGGGCCGGCCGCGTTCGGGCGCGACGCCGAGTCGTCGATGCAGGTGTGGAGCGCGGAGTCCGGCTACCCGGGCGACGCCGACTACCGCGAGTTCTACCGGGACGTGGGCTGGGACCTCGACCTCGACTACGTCCGGCCGTACATCCAGCCCACCGGGCAGCGGAAGAACGTCGGCATCAAGTACTACCGGATCACCGGCCGGACCGCGCACAAGGAGCCCTACGACCCGGGCCGCGCGCGCGAGCGGGCCGCGCAGCACGCCGGCAACTTCATGTTCAACCGCGAGCGGCAGATCGAGCACCTCGCCTCGCGGATGGGCGGCGTGCGCCCCATCGTCGTCTCGCCCTACGACGCCGAGCTGTACGGTCACTGGTGGTACGAGGGGCCGATGTTCATCGACTACCTCGTGCGCAAGACCGCCTACGACCAGCGCGCCTTCCGGCTGGCCACGCCCGGCGACTACCTGCGCGAGAACCCCGAGCAGCAGCTCGCCACCCCGCCGCTCTGCTCCTGGGGTGCGGGCGGCTACGCCGGCGTGTGGCTGGACGGCTCGAACGACTGGATCTATCGCCACCTCCACAAGGCGGCCGAGCGGATGATCGCGCTGGCGCGCGACTACAAGCAGCCCACCGACCTGGAGCGCCGCGCGCTCTCGCAGGCCGCGCGCGAGCTCCTGCTGGCGCAGTCGTCCGACTGGGCCTTCATCATGAAGACCGGCACCATGGTGGACTACGCCATCCGGCGCACGAAGGAGCACGTGCTCCGCTTCACGCGGCTCCACGACCAGCTCCGCGCCGGCCGGATCGACGAGGGGTGGCTCGCCCACGTCGAGCAGAAGGACAACATCTTCCCCGAGATCGACTACACCGTGTACGCGCCGCGCTGACCGCTGCGCGGCGGCCGGGCCCCCTCGGTGCCTGCCGCCGCCGCGGGCGGCGCCTCGCCGCGGCGCTGCTGATCCTCGCCGGCTGCTCGTCGGGCGGGAGCGATCCGGCGCCGGTCACCGGCTTCACGCAGGCAGACCTCGCCGGCGACTGGGACATCCTCCAGCTCGCCACGAACGACGCGGCGGGCTGGGCGGACGTGGTGGTCCGCATCGCCGCCTCGGGCCAGGTGACCGTGCTCTCGTCCCTCGACGACGCGGGCGACACGGGCCTGCCGCCGACCGGGTTCGACCTGAAGGCGCTCATCGCCGAGCACGGCACCGTGCGCCTCGCCGGCGCGGACGGCGACCCGACGTTCCACGGCGCCATGACCGCGGCCCGCACGCTGCTGTTCGGCACCGGCCAGGAGGGCGCGCCGGTCGTGCGGCGGAACCTGTACGCGTGGCGCAAGCGCGTGCCCGGGCTGACCTACTCGGCCGCCGACCTCGCCGGCCGCAGCTTCGCCTTCCACGGCCTCTACGCCGGCGCCGGCGTCCGCTGGACCCATGGCGCCGCGAGCACCGACGCGGCCGGCGTGCTCACCGTGGGCGAGCTCCACGCCTCCGACGGCGTCGGGATGGACCCGGGCGCGGCGGGGACGCTCTCGGTGGACGCGGCGGGGGTGGTGCGGCTCGACGACGGCGCCGCGACGCGGGGCGTGATGGCGCCGGAGAAGAACGCGGTGTTCCTGGTGCACCTCTCCGGCGACCCCACCGCGCGCGAGCCCGGCTTCCTGGTGCTCCAGCGCACCGGCCGGACCTTCGCGCAGGCCGACCTGGCCGGCGACTGGGCGCTGCACCTCGTCTACAGCGGCGCGAGCGTGCTCTCGTCGGGCTGGAACACGGCGCGGAGTCGATCGACGCGAGCGGCACGCTCACGTTCAGCGCGTTCGAGAACAGCGCCGGCTCGACGGTGCTGCCGCGCTTCCGCCGGATCGCGCTGTCCCCCGGCGGGCGGCTGACGACCGACGCGGCCCCGACCTGCCTCGGCCAGCTGTCCTGGGACGGGGACTACTACGTCCGCATCTCGGGCGGCGCGACGAACCCGTCGCTCGGCATCAATGCGCGGTGACGGCGGGGCCGTCGGTCGCGCGACGACGGGGGCCGTCGACGCGAGGTGACGCCGCGGCAGGGCGCCTCCCTCGGCGGGCCGTCCGGGACGCTCGGCGCCCTCGCGGCCGCGCGGATCCCGCGTTGACGCCCCGCGCCGACCCGACTAGCCTCCCCCCCCGCACGCATCTCCCCGGAGATTCCTCCGAGGATCCGAGAGATTCCGCACCCGATGGCCGACGAACTTGGAACGACCGAGCGCGAGATCATCGCGCAGCGTCTGAAGAAGGCCGAGGCGCTCCGCGCCCTCGGCGTGAACCCCTTCGGAAACGGCTGGCAGCCCCGCCACCTCGCCGACGAGCTGCTGCGCCACTACGGCGACCAGCCCGCCGAGGAGATCGCGAAGGACCCCGGCGACTGGTCGCTCGCCGGTCGCGTCCTGGCGGTCCGCTCCTTCGGCAAGGCCGCGTTCCTGCGCGTCCGCGACCGCTCCGCCGAGCTCCAGGTGTGGGTGAAGAAGGATCGCGTGGGCGAGCAGGCGTTCGAGGTCTTCAAGCTGCTCGACATCGGCGACATCGTGGGCGCGGAGGGGCCGGCGACCCGCACCAAGACCGGCGAGCTGACGCTGGAGGCGCGGACGTTCACCATCCTCACCAAGGCGACGCGCCCGCTGCCGGAGAAGTGGCACGGCCTCACCGACGTGGAGCAGCGCTACCGCCAGCGCTACGTGGACCTGGTGGTGACGCCCGGCGTGCGCGAGGCGTTCGTGAAGCGCGCCCGCATCGTCTCCGGGATCCGCCGCTTCCTGGACGCGCGCGGCTACCTCGAGGTGGAGACGCCCACGCTGCACAAGCCGGAGGAGGCCGGCGGCGCGGCCGCGCGGCCGTTCGAGACGCACCACAACGCGCTCGACCTGGACCTGAAGCTCCGCATCGCCACCGAGCTGCACCTGAAGCGCCTCGTGGTGGGCGGCCTGGATCGCGTGTACGAGATCGGCCGGATCTGGCGCAACGAGGGGATCGACCGGCGCCACAACCCGGAGTTCACCTCGATCGAGTTCTACCAGGCGTACGCCACCCACGAGGACCTGATGCGCCTCACCGAGGAGCTGATGCACCGGCTCGCGGTGGAGGTGACCGGCGGGCCGGTGGTGACGTTCCAGGGCCAGGCCATCGACCTGACCCCGCCGTTCCCGCGCGTCTCCATGCTGGAGGTGGGCGCGCGAGCGCTGGGGCTGTCGCCGGACGACGCGCTGGCCGGCCGCGGCCTCGCCGAGGCGCTCTCGCGCGCGGCGGCGCGCGAGAACGACTCCGAGGACGCCTGGAAGCTGGAGCAGGCCGCGAAGAAGACGCCGGGCGAGGCGGTGGCGCTCGCGTTCGAGATCTTCGGCGAGCCGCAGCTCCCGAAGGACCGGCCCGCGTTCGTGGTGGACTTCCCGCTCGAGACGAGCCCGCTCTCCCGCCGGCGCGACGCCGACCCCCGGCTGGTGGACCGCTTCGAGCTGTTCGCCGCGGGCATGGAGCTCGCGAACGCGTTCTCCGAGCTGAACGACCCGGCCGACCAGCGCGCGCGGTTCGAGGCGCAGATGCGCGCCAAGGCCGC encodes:
- a CDS encoding sensor histidine kinase — translated: MSAPGRAPAPAGTAAPGRLRRLLGHLRMSRFEARITLALVIAASLPPLGAILLAGRLAEENLTLGLDPRVVDRLESIPSLYGDLFQARKALYAEQARALARGLPRDPAAGSAYLASALERTPRLRRVIWTGPDGQVVSEAETQAPNPEGEWREAPARVGLPGGGQLECVFAIEARYFAEVAESRELAELVQNVERLQAEIRRSYVRAFGLLLVAWAVVAAGVGFWLARRTTRRVSDLVRAVRRLAAGDLAVQVDPGRHVDEVAGLARAFNAMVREVRESRDRIVYLEKISGWQEVARRLAHEIKNPLTPMQLAFQQLEARWKATPGGDPAFGRLLADAGEIVREEIGTLQRLVEEFSGFAKLPQVRPEPSDLGEFVEEFVRTSPQIAEAADVDVVRASPSCPVGLDRALMRRVLANLCANAVEAARPGRARIHLGVARTRDRAVLTVADEGPGIERDLRERIFDPYFTTKGTGTGLGLAIVKKIVLQHGGEIQAGERPGGGASFTVALPLAAPGDSPGAARALRG
- a CDS encoding serine/threonine-protein kinase, producing the protein MQEPGKVHESAGATACLRCGAPHAPSYPCTPADAAARTLVFGGCAAAPPPDAGADPLVGAQVGSFRIVRMLGRGGMGTVYLAEHPVIGSRVAIKFLNESMAADAELVQRFYDEARAVNLIGHENIVGVYDLASLPSGRRYYVMELLEGETLAERLARGPLPRSVALQVLLQLCDALQCAHERGVVHRDLKPENVFLVPRRGRPDFVKLVDFGIAKLRSATGHATGGSSAIIGTPEYMAPEQCEGGPVDARTDVYALGVMAYELLAGRRPFDSGPVQKLLLAHLREPPPPPSAFADLEPELEAAVLRALAKAPADRFQDMGALAEALRPAAARLARPAAPAPAAAVPDRRADEAERARAAAATRPEPELTALLRAGPVPRRLPIVELTRAGLYLRADDDLPPLFARVKVELAHASLRAPLVLAAEVVRHVTRAEAAAFRMAPGFALQLVDLAPAARAAVAALADALRREPAPTSPPPSPGGASARLEVLERRAAEGPYALLGMPPDADFPEVRRAARALREELEALRARPLAPDHAPRTGALLARLDLAQGALATPAPRLAHDARAGNWRGVRRCLAAGVPDALRDARRRELHEAEPARAAEARRQLACAQVARKLGNVEAARTAWEAALAADPLDAAAVEGYVAFRREQERR
- a CDS encoding SDR family NAD(P)-dependent oxidoreductase, translating into MPYDLTDRLALVTGATSGIGAACVDALVGAGARVVAAARRADRLDALASRHAGRVHPLLLDVRDRAAVEASLATLPAGWGEVEVLVNNAGLALGIEPAQRASVDEWQTMIDTNCTGLVVVTRALLPGMVERGRGHVVNVASVAGTYPYPGGNVYGATKAFVRQLTLNLKADLIGTGVRATSIEPGMVETEFSLVRFSGDAGKAKQVYQGMQPLGPEDVADAILWCVTRPPHVNVNALELMPERQAFSPFAVKRG
- a CDS encoding RNA polymerase factor sigma-32, with product MNRPSTASSTLDQYLREINRVALLTVEEERRLARQFRDEGNTRAGHRLVEANLRFVVKVAFEYRSYGLRMADLIQEGNIGLMKAVQKFDPDKEIRLISYAVWWIRAYIQNHILKSWSLVKIGTTQAQRKLFFSLARTRHEIERLTPGAGLAEEGIDVALVAKKLRVRPSDVVEMTQRMEGRDLSLDAPVADGTSTHLEFTPADGEPQDEELARAEEDALLARRVSEAMGRLDPRERHIVEARIMGEGKETLRDLGHHFGFSRERARQLEIRALEKLRRDLEPVADEIGWPVTGAEASAAD
- a CDS encoding BamA/TamA family outer membrane protein, which translates into the protein MPALPTLCALALLAAAPGASPVPAPAVPAPAPAPAGGPEAGPLGRRYHLERIELRGLTHTREAEVRRHLLVAPGDVLDTERVLLSRLRLLQLGWFSRVETRVERGSERGLVVLVIEVTERNTLIVSDLVFGSTGPQPFYGGLGLSQQNFLGRGMGLSGAFVYGGSPSGRSDDPSRFALRGGFFAPDLTPRRLPPLVFGVSGQFLRGEELTCDDPGCEAYRSDYGRAPRIRYQRAAGEVTLGMRPGPFERLLATYRYERLHAAAIDDSPALAAARGPGPAILVGWSDLSALTGTYEIDTRDDFFFPTDGFRGVAQVTFGSALLGGDYEYSRYLLQLETAYALLGRRLRLQLAAGAAQGSAPFFERFYAADWSYFTVGPALGRALELNFSTDSRYDAVLGMAGLEYAVPLWSRGGFFHRGYLAIGARGVWSAARPGGGRTAVSDLPFSADLALRLDTPVGTFNASLGYALDNFL